One genomic window of Arachis stenosperma cultivar V10309 chromosome 10, arast.V10309.gnm1.PFL2, whole genome shotgun sequence includes the following:
- the LOC130955047 gene encoding metacaspase-1-like isoform X2: MSTPSNDREEKDPMRIPTKRNIVQAMKWLVEGSQAGDSLVFYFSGHGAREVDRSGDEIDGYDEAICPLDYEREGNIIDDQINATIVRPLPHGAKLHAIVDASFSGTVLDLPFICTTNRKGNYVWTNKKRRRGGYRGTKGGLAVCISASGDDGKAAETSAFSGMESSGVFTYSFIRAMQEEPPHLTYAALLNAMRSTIREASKGQFGLIGRHNGIDTPLQYAHEPQLSSSDKFDLYYKPVLM; encoded by the exons GAATCCCAACAAAACGGAACATCGTACAGGCGATGAAGTGGTTGGTGGAAGGTTCCCAGGCAGGGGATTCACTGGTCTTCTATTTCTCTGGCCACGGAGCCAGGGAAGTGGACCGTAGCGGCGATGAGATCGACGGCTATGATGAAGCCATATGTCCCCTCGATTACGAGAGAGAGGGAAACATAATCGACGACCAGATCAACGCCACAATTGTTAGGCCTTTGCCTCATGGTGCCAAACTCCATGCCATCGTTGATGCAAGCTTTAGCGGCACTGTTCTTGATCTCCCATTTATTTGCACAACCAACCG AAAAGGAAATTATGTATGGACGAATAAGAAAAGGCGGAGAGGTGGTTACAGAGGCACAAAGGGAGGACTAGCTGTTTGCATCTCAGCTTCTGGTGACGACGGAAAAGCTGCCGAAACGTCGGCGTTTAGCGGCATGGAAAGCAGCGGTGTCTTCACCTACAGTTTCATCAGAGCCATGCAAGAGGAACCTCCTCACTTGACTTATGCTGCCTTGCTCAACGCCATGCGCTCTACAATCCGTGAAGCTAGTAAGGGGCAGTTTGGTCTTATTGGTCGACACAATGGCATCGACACTCCCCTGCAATATGCTCAT GAGCCACAATTGTCGTCATCTGACAAATTTGACCTTTATTATAAGCCGGTTTTAATGTAG